The Sinobacterium norvegicum genome includes a region encoding these proteins:
- a CDS encoding nuclear transport factor 2 family protein has translation MAVYTAEQKLSVINGSPAAVAAHNKRAWLALFAEYNVVEDPVGSCPHVSGIFDHRSGRRGNNALSRFYDSFIAPNIITFDVQHDIVNGNTVVRDLNIEIAMSKRVVVTVPMHLRYRLSEEQGALKISHLAAYWELLPMVKQAFGFGVDSLLTLSNMGLRLLRNMGLSGLWGFVGGLRGVGHNGKVLVQEMFSALNNHDANHLQLLIDRDVGRPCLAGPDGVAISSSHFVLQHPGTFSVGKVISSGYSCSASFNYQDGDRSVAGVMIADCARGSGKITAAHFFVQADQAV, from the coding sequence GTGGCAGTGTATACGGCCGAACAAAAGCTAAGTGTTATTAACGGATCACCTGCTGCTGTTGCAGCGCATAATAAGCGCGCTTGGTTGGCGCTGTTTGCCGAATACAATGTCGTCGAAGACCCTGTGGGTTCATGTCCTCATGTGAGTGGCATTTTTGATCATCGCAGTGGTCGACGAGGTAATAATGCATTGTCGCGCTTTTATGATTCTTTTATTGCCCCCAATATTATTACCTTCGATGTACAGCATGACATCGTTAACGGCAACACTGTGGTGCGTGACCTTAATATTGAGATTGCCATGTCAAAGCGGGTGGTGGTCACCGTACCAATGCACCTGCGCTACCGTCTCAGTGAGGAGCAGGGGGCACTGAAAATTAGTCATTTGGCTGCCTACTGGGAATTACTACCCATGGTTAAGCAGGCCTTTGGCTTTGGTGTCGACAGCCTGTTAACCCTCAGTAACATGGGGCTTCGGTTACTGCGTAATATGGGGTTGTCTGGATTGTGGGGATTTGTTGGCGGGCTGCGCGGTGTCGGTCACAATGGCAAGGTGTTAGTGCAAGAGATGTTTTCGGCGCTGAATAACCATGATGCTAACCATTTGCAGTTGTTGATCGACCGTGATGTTGGCAGGCCTTGCTTGGCTGGACCGGACGGTGTTGCGATTAGTAGCAGCCATTTTGTATTGCAGCACCCAGGGACATTCAGTGTCGGCAAGGTAATTAGTTCAGGCTACAGTTGCAGCGCCAGCTTCAATTATCAGGATGGGGACCGCAGCGTTGCCGGGGTAATGATTGCGGACTGTGCCCGCGGTAGTGGCAAAATAACCGCCGCCCACTTCTTTGTGCAAGCTGATCAGGCGGTCTAA
- a CDS encoding DnaJ domain-containing protein produces MSRLILLLALIGGLYILYLLYRQASPQKRKKMLWQYGIGAVVIMTVIAALTGKASWLGAIAATTFAFGRRFLPLIIRYLPFAQGLLSRSGLGRAKISSSFIQLSIDSANGNIDGIVVQGRFEGRQLSDLNDREIKQLEKDCQEDAKSRRLLAAYLIRHRGKQQQQQSTPPANTSMAEAEALAILGLQPGAEKEEIIKAHKRLIQKMHPDRGGSDFLAAQINQAKDTLIS; encoded by the coding sequence GTGTCCCGTCTTATACTTCTGCTCGCCCTTATCGGCGGCCTCTACATTCTTTACCTATTATACCGCCAAGCGTCTCCGCAAAAACGCAAAAAAATGCTATGGCAATATGGCATCGGTGCCGTTGTCATCATGACTGTTATCGCAGCACTAACCGGCAAGGCGTCATGGTTAGGAGCAATTGCCGCAACTACTTTCGCCTTTGGACGCCGGTTCTTACCGTTGATTATTCGCTACTTACCGTTTGCTCAAGGGCTGCTCAGCCGCAGCGGCTTAGGCCGTGCAAAAATCAGCAGCAGCTTTATTCAACTGTCCATAGATTCAGCCAATGGCAATATCGATGGCATAGTTGTGCAGGGCAGGTTCGAAGGCCGACAGCTGAGCGACCTTAATGATAGAGAAATAAAACAGCTTGAAAAAGACTGCCAGGAAGATGCAAAATCCCGCCGTTTATTGGCCGCCTATCTTATTCGCCATCGAGGCAAACAGCAGCAACAACAATCCACCCCTCCAGCCAACACATCGATGGCTGAAGCCGAGGCCTTGGCCATCTTAGGCCTGCAGCCCGGCGCGGAGAAAGAAGAGATTATTAAGGCACACAAACGGCTGATTCAGAAAATGCACCCCGATCGAGGCGGCAGTGATTTCCTTGCCGCACAAATTAATCAAGCCAAGGACACGCTGATTAGCTAA
- a CDS encoding elongation factor P hydroxylase, producing MLAQSQPPQAVPADLDGRHNYPVLISLFNQLFAARLNTRLVLGDHEPLYLPADDDCGYHRIIFAHGFFASALHELAHWCVAGEARRQQLDYGYWYIPDGRTAAQQQAFEQVEGRAQAVEWLLARACDFRFQVSVDNLTGEAGDSSAFKQIVFSSLQQLLATGVNERVGALVATFGQHFGAENMLDVTTYCVEQLD from the coding sequence TTGCTTGCCCAAAGCCAGCCACCTCAAGCTGTACCCGCCGACCTCGATGGACGCCATAATTACCCGGTGTTAATCAGCCTGTTCAATCAGTTATTTGCCGCACGCCTCAATACTCGGCTGGTACTCGGCGATCATGAACCGCTTTACTTGCCGGCTGATGATGACTGTGGCTATCACCGTATTATTTTTGCTCATGGCTTCTTTGCCAGTGCGTTGCATGAGTTGGCTCACTGGTGTGTGGCGGGTGAGGCGAGAAGACAGCAACTCGATTATGGCTATTGGTATATTCCCGACGGCAGGACAGCGGCGCAACAACAAGCTTTTGAACAGGTAGAGGGGCGAGCGCAGGCGGTTGAGTGGCTGCTGGCCAGGGCCTGTGATTTCCGCTTTCAGGTGTCAGTTGACAACCTCACCGGTGAGGCTGGCGATAGCTCGGCCTTTAAGCAGATAGTATTTAGCTCATTGCAGCAGCTTTTAGCCACAGGTGTGAACGAGAGGGTCGGAGCACTGGTGGCGACATTTGGCCAGCATTTTGGCGCCGAGAATATGCTCGATGTGACGACTTATTGTGTCGAGCAGTTAGATTAA
- a CDS encoding 4-phosphoerythronate dehydrogenase — MLKIVADENIPLAKETFAALGEVVLLPGRNMQAADVVDADLLVVRSVTPVNQALLAGSQVKFVGTCTIGTDHVDLEYLDEQGIGFSNAPGCNAVSVVEYVIAALSHLWRNQQFEFLSKTVGIIGLGMVGGRLFNALQAMSVEVMGYDPLIDSGCYTPMVELEQVLACDIVCIHAPLTKTGPYPSEHMLAIEQLALLKTGAVLINAGRGGVIDNRALLQLLPQRQDLTVILDVFEGEPAIDLSLLPLLTIATPHIAGYSFDGKVAGTSMVYQAVCQHFDLGVADGGVSLAAVSWPEEQAECLQKAALYEAISLITRCFYDIANDDKTTRQSLTAADKLGRADEAFDQLRKQYPVRRQWQGLTLELDALDEGEQRILNAMLSI, encoded by the coding sequence GTGTTAAAAATTGTTGCCGATGAGAATATCCCGCTGGCCAAAGAGACCTTTGCTGCGCTGGGTGAGGTTGTGCTGCTGCCTGGACGCAACATGCAGGCGGCGGATGTTGTGGATGCAGATTTGCTTGTGGTCCGCTCGGTCACGCCGGTAAATCAGGCCTTGTTAGCGGGTAGTCAGGTGAAATTTGTTGGCACCTGTACCATTGGTACCGATCATGTTGATCTCGAATATTTGGACGAACAGGGTATTGGCTTTAGCAATGCACCGGGTTGCAATGCAGTGTCGGTGGTGGAGTATGTCATTGCCGCGCTGTCGCATTTGTGGCGCAACCAGCAGTTTGAATTTCTATCTAAAACTGTCGGCATTATTGGCCTTGGCATGGTGGGCGGCAGGCTGTTTAACGCGCTGCAGGCAATGTCGGTCGAGGTCATGGGTTATGATCCGTTGATCGATAGCGGCTGCTATACGCCGATGGTGGAACTCGAGCAGGTGTTGGCCTGTGATATTGTCTGTATCCATGCGCCGTTGACCAAGACCGGCCCATACCCCAGTGAGCATATGCTGGCTATTGAGCAGCTGGCTCTGCTAAAAACCGGTGCGGTGTTAATCAATGCGGGCCGCGGCGGTGTCATCGACAATCGGGCGCTGTTGCAATTGTTACCTCAGCGGCAGGACTTAACCGTGATTTTAGATGTCTTTGAGGGTGAGCCAGCCATCGACTTATCACTGTTGCCTTTGTTAACAATAGCGACGCCGCATATCGCTGGCTATAGCTTTGATGGCAAGGTGGCAGGCACGTCGATGGTGTATCAAGCGGTGTGTCAGCACTTTGACCTAGGGGTGGCCGACGGTGGCGTCAGTTTAGCCGCCGTTTCATGGCCTGAAGAGCAAGCAGAGTGTTTGCAAAAAGCAGCTCTGTATGAGGCTATCAGTCTGATTACTCGATGTTTCTATGATATTGCAAATGATGATAAGACGACACGGCAGTCGCTGACGGCGGCGGATAAACTCGGTCGGGCGGATGAGGCCTTCGATCAACTGCGCAAACAATACCCGGTCAGGCGTCAATGGCAGGGCTTAACATTGGAATTAGATGCGTTGGACGAGGGTGAACAGCGCATTTTGAATGCCATGCTCAGTATCTAG
- a CDS encoding PA1571 family protein, with amino-acid sequence MDSNNSPQTDYTRLEDSVLHRAAVIDQYGTEVEITPTMIDHACETMVLKQLKIDEAKAKPAITAERLFNFSRRFFHRFSRA; translated from the coding sequence ATGGACAGCAATAATAGCCCTCAAACTGACTACACACGCTTGGAAGACAGTGTCTTACATCGTGCCGCAGTGATAGACCAATACGGCACAGAGGTTGAGATCACCCCGACGATGATTGATCACGCCTGCGAGACCATGGTACTGAAACAACTAAAAATTGATGAAGCCAAGGCCAAACCTGCAATAACCGCCGAGCGGCTTTTCAATTTCTCACGCCGCTTCTTTCACCGGTTTAGTCGCGCTTAA
- a CDS encoding TetR family transcriptional regulator C-terminal domain-containing protein has protein sequence MAKKQEPGRIREENSQLILSVAEQAFVKHGYKGTSMQAIADAAKLPKANLHYYFGSKSALYSAVLAGIVQRWDAVVDDVDRDADPAEVLERYICAKVDLTIESPAASKIFAMEIIQGAPYVMDHMKTSLREWFREKTDIFQSWIDQGKMADVDPEHLMFMIWSTTQHYADFDTQILTLTNKQEYEPQDVEKIKTFLCRMILAGCGLTSSRS, from the coding sequence GTGGCAAAAAAACAAGAACCGGGGCGTATCCGGGAAGAGAACAGCCAGCTTATACTGTCGGTGGCCGAGCAGGCATTCGTTAAACATGGCTATAAGGGCACCAGTATGCAGGCCATTGCCGACGCGGCAAAACTGCCGAAGGCTAATCTACATTATTATTTCGGCTCTAAGTCGGCACTTTACAGTGCTGTCTTAGCCGGTATTGTACAGCGCTGGGATGCGGTGGTAGACGATGTCGACAGGGATGCAGACCCCGCCGAGGTCTTGGAGCGCTATATCTGTGCCAAGGTTGATCTCACTATTGAGTCACCTGCGGCCTCTAAAATCTTTGCCATGGAAATTATCCAAGGTGCGCCCTATGTGATGGATCATATGAAGACCTCGTTACGGGAATGGTTCAGAGAAAAAACGGATATCTTTCAGAGCTGGATTGATCAGGGCAAAATGGCTGACGTCGATCCCGAGCATTTAATGTTTATGATTTGGTCAACAACGCAACACTATGCCGACTTCGATACCCAGATTCTGACCCTGACCAATAAACAGGAATATGAGCCGCAGGACGTCGAGAAGATAAAAACGTTTCTCTGTCGAATGATACTTGCCGGTTGCGGCCTAACATCTAGCAGGTCTTAA
- a CDS encoding ATP-NAD kinase family protein, with amino-acid sequence MFTIGLVINPYAGLGGSVALKGSDGSAARQQAYALGAESKIASRLAIVLNQLNDYRQQIQFISFDGLLGADYLSAAGWDCQIIGDSKHAETTAEDTEVAAAALECAGVDLLLFAGGDGTARNIVNAVSDQQPVLGLPCGVKMHSGVFAISPLAAATVITQLLDGSLVSVAMQEVRDINEDDLRAGRIQSKYYGELLVPDEVRYIQSTKVSGREVEELVVADIAAEVVESMDDDILYIIGPGTTPAEIMHQLSLDNTLLGFDVVFQHNSVVSDATEQQLLTAIEQHHGEVKVVITATGGQGHLIGRGNQQLSAAVLQQLDRASLIIVATKTKLEELEGRPLRVDSSDVDLDSALAGYYQVVTGYRDYVMYQVAG; translated from the coding sequence ATGTTTACCATCGGATTAGTCATCAATCCTTATGCAGGGCTCGGTGGCAGTGTCGCGCTCAAGGGCAGTGATGGCAGCGCTGCCCGTCAGCAGGCCTATGCACTGGGTGCCGAATCCAAAATCGCCAGTCGCCTGGCCATCGTGCTTAATCAATTGAATGATTATCGGCAGCAAATTCAGTTTATTAGCTTTGATGGTTTGCTGGGGGCAGACTACTTGTCTGCAGCTGGCTGGGATTGTCAGATTATCGGCGATAGCAAGCATGCCGAAACAACGGCAGAGGATACCGAGGTGGCGGCAGCGGCACTGGAGTGTGCCGGTGTCGATTTACTGCTGTTTGCCGGCGGTGACGGCACCGCCCGCAACATTGTTAATGCGGTCAGTGATCAACAGCCCGTGCTGGGGCTTCCCTGTGGTGTTAAGATGCATTCCGGTGTGTTTGCTATATCGCCACTGGCGGCGGCCACGGTAATTACTCAGTTACTCGATGGCAGCCTGGTCAGTGTGGCCATGCAAGAAGTGCGAGACATCAATGAGGATGATCTACGGGCGGGCAGAATCCAATCGAAATACTACGGTGAGCTGCTGGTACCCGATGAGGTGCGCTATATACAGTCAACCAAGGTATCGGGGCGAGAGGTTGAAGAGTTGGTCGTGGCCGATATTGCCGCTGAGGTGGTCGAATCGATGGATGATGACATCCTCTATATTATCGGCCCCGGCACCACCCCTGCCGAAATCATGCACCAGCTGTCGCTGGATAATACCCTGCTTGGCTTCGATGTGGTTTTTCAACATAATAGTGTGGTGTCCGACGCAACTGAGCAGCAATTACTCACTGCAATAGAGCAGCATCATGGCGAGGTCAAGGTGGTGATTACCGCCACCGGTGGTCAGGGACATTTGATTGGCCGCGGCAATCAGCAGCTGAGTGCGGCGGTATTACAACAATTGGATAGGGCGTCGTTAATCATCGTGGCTACCAAGACCAAGCTGGAAGAACTCGAGGGACGACCGCTGAGGGTTGATAGCAGCGATGTCGACTTGGACAGTGCGCTTGCCGGTTACTATCAGGTGGTGACGGGTTATCGCGACTATGTCATGTATCAGGTGGCGGGTTAA
- a CDS encoding class I SAM-dependent methyltransferase, with product MLAAALESTPIRLATILADTELSRHQSQRLFHGRGHCFDGFEALSVDYHPGVVLVTLFAELADNQLAALTASLRQVIDKSAFAQLTVIIQRRYLPSAPSEQLCGDLPKHPVARIGRLEFALTYMSKQNIGFFLDMAPGRSWLAKRSKQRRVLNLFSYTCALSVVASAAEAASVINMDMSKAALSVGRQNHLLNRLPAKQHGVQFLAHDIMKSFGKIDKLGPFDTIIVDPPSFQKGSFIADKHYGKILQRLKPNLAPGGDILLCLNAPEIAPQFIEDLVDEHWSELNFVGRLAAHADFPEVDRARGLKLMHYTCARSQ from the coding sequence ATGCTTGCTGCAGCTCTTGAATCCACCCCAATACGACTGGCGACTATCCTAGCCGACACCGAACTTAGTCGGCATCAGAGTCAGCGTTTATTTCACGGTCGGGGCCATTGCTTCGACGGCTTCGAGGCCTTGTCAGTCGACTACCACCCCGGTGTGGTATTGGTCACCCTGTTTGCTGAATTGGCCGATAATCAATTAGCTGCGTTAACGGCAAGCCTTCGGCAAGTCATCGATAAATCTGCGTTTGCTCAACTGACAGTCATCATTCAGCGCCGTTATCTGCCGTCAGCTCCGTCCGAACAACTCTGTGGTGATTTACCGAAGCACCCGGTGGCGAGAATAGGTCGCTTGGAGTTCGCGTTAACGTATATGAGCAAGCAGAATATCGGATTTTTTCTCGATATGGCGCCGGGACGAAGTTGGCTGGCTAAGCGTTCAAAGCAACGCCGGGTATTGAATTTATTCTCCTATACCTGTGCCTTGTCGGTGGTGGCATCGGCGGCGGAGGCGGCCTCGGTGATCAATATGGACATGAGCAAGGCGGCGCTGTCGGTGGGGCGGCAGAATCATCTGTTAAACCGGCTCCCAGCCAAACAGCACGGGGTGCAGTTTCTTGCCCATGACATTATGAAATCCTTTGGCAAGATTGATAAACTTGGCCCCTTCGACACGATTATTGTCGATCCGCCGTCGTTTCAAAAAGGCAGTTTTATCGCCGACAAGCATTACGGCAAAATATTGCAGCGATTGAAGCCTAATCTGGCTCCGGGTGGTGACATTTTGTTGTGCTTAAATGCACCGGAGATAGCGCCGCAGTTTATCGAAGATTTGGTGGACGAGCACTGGTCTGAGCTGAACTTTGTCGGGCGGTTGGCGGCGCATGCTGATTTCCCCGAGGTTGATCGTGCCCGCGGTTTAAAGTTGATGCATTACACCTGTGCGCGGTCGCAATAA
- a CDS encoding pyridoxal phosphate-dependent aminotransferase — MTSISKSHKLNAVCYDIRGPVLEEANRMEEEGQRILKLNIGNPAPFGFDAPDEILQDVIYNLAKAEGYCESKGLFSARKAVMQHCQKLNIKNVAINDIYMGNGVSELIVMTMQALLNNGDELLIPAPDYPLWTAAVNLAGGNAIHYKCDEQKGWFPDIDDIEAKITPRTRAILLINPNNPTGAVYSKELIEQVIALARKHNLMLFSDEIYDKILYDEAQHIPTASLADDVFIITFNGLSKSYRLAGFRSGWMILSGAKEKASNYIEGIDMLASMRLCANVPAQYAVQTALGGYQSINDLVIDGGRLKEQRDLAWQKLDQIPGVSCVKPEGAIYMFPHLDPEIYPIADDEQFVLDLLQQEKILLVHGSAFNLDDTHHVRIVFLPHKEILGDAIDRFAAFLERYRNK, encoded by the coding sequence ATGACTAGTATCTCAAAATCTCACAAGCTAAACGCCGTCTGCTATGACATCCGCGGGCCAGTACTCGAAGAAGCAAACCGCATGGAGGAAGAGGGTCAACGTATTCTCAAACTCAATATCGGTAACCCGGCCCCGTTTGGCTTCGACGCCCCCGATGAAATATTACAAGACGTCATTTACAACCTAGCCAAGGCGGAGGGTTACTGTGAGTCCAAGGGCTTGTTCAGCGCTCGCAAAGCTGTCATGCAGCACTGTCAAAAACTCAATATCAAAAATGTTGCCATCAACGATATTTACATGGGCAACGGCGTCAGTGAGTTGATTGTAATGACTATGCAGGCACTGCTGAACAATGGCGACGAGTTGTTAATCCCAGCACCTGATTATCCGCTGTGGACGGCGGCGGTCAACCTCGCCGGCGGCAATGCCATTCATTACAAGTGCGATGAACAAAAGGGCTGGTTCCCTGACATTGACGATATAGAAGCCAAGATCACCCCGCGCACCCGGGCCATTTTGTTGATCAACCCAAACAACCCCACCGGCGCCGTCTATTCGAAAGAGTTGATTGAGCAGGTCATTGCGCTGGCGCGTAAACACAACCTGATGCTGTTTTCCGATGAGATTTACGACAAGATTCTTTACGATGAAGCCCAACACATTCCCACCGCCTCACTGGCGGACGATGTCTTTATCATCACCTTTAACGGCCTCTCGAAGTCGTATCGTCTGGCCGGTTTCCGCTCTGGCTGGATGATACTCTCCGGCGCCAAGGAGAAGGCCAGTAATTATATTGAGGGAATCGACATGCTGGCCTCGATGCGACTGTGCGCCAACGTGCCGGCTCAATATGCCGTACAGACAGCACTCGGCGGCTATCAAAGCATCAACGATTTGGTGATTGATGGCGGCCGTCTGAAAGAACAGCGTGACCTGGCCTGGCAGAAACTCGATCAGATACCCGGGGTCAGCTGCGTCAAACCCGAGGGGGCGATTTATATGTTTCCCCACCTCGACCCAGAGATATACCCCATTGCCGATGACGAACAGTTTGTCCTTGATTTACTGCAGCAAGAGAAAATCCTCTTAGTCCACGGCAGCGCATTTAACCTGGACGACACGCACCACGTCCGTATTGTATTTTTGCCACACAAAGAGATTCTCGGCGACGCCATCGACCGCTTCGCCGCCTTTCTTGAGCGCTACCGCAACAAATAA
- the msrB gene encoding peptide-methionine (R)-S-oxide reductase MsrB: MKKTAEQWRQQLDEESYRVCREKGTERPFTGKYNDHRERGEYVCICCGEKLFESATKFDAGCGWPSFYQQASESVGSREDSTLGMSRTEIICTNCDSHLGHVFTDGPDPTGLRYCVNSVSLDFKPAE; the protein is encoded by the coding sequence ATGAAGAAGACAGCAGAGCAATGGCGTCAGCAACTCGATGAAGAAAGTTATCGCGTCTGTCGCGAAAAAGGCACGGAGAGACCTTTTACCGGCAAGTATAATGATCATCGCGAGCGGGGCGAATATGTTTGTATCTGTTGCGGTGAGAAACTGTTCGAATCGGCGACAAAGTTCGATGCTGGCTGTGGTTGGCCGAGTTTTTATCAACAGGCCAGTGAGAGCGTCGGCAGCCGTGAGGATAGCACCCTGGGTATGTCAAGGACGGAGATTATCTGTACCAACTGTGACAGTCACCTGGGCCATGTCTTTACTGACGGGCCGGATCCAACCGGGCTGCGCTATTGTGTTAACTCTGTATCCTTGGATTTTAAGCCAGCGGAATAA
- a CDS encoding ABC transporter ATP-binding protein, giving the protein MTNALSIKNLSKQYGNGFEALKGVNLTVEAGDFFALLGPNGAGKSTTIGIICSLVNKTGGSVEIFGVDIDQDFAEAKKYIGVVPQEFNFNVFERVIDIVVNQAGYYGIPRSEALPRAEKYLRKLSLWDKRFNPARELSGGMKRRLMIARALIHEPQLLILDEPTAGVDIEIRRSMWEFLQEINQQGTTIILTTHYLEEAEQLCRNIAIIDSGNIVKNTSVKSLLQTLDKETLVLDSVELLPAAVVLAGFDSRRVDDHAIEVDIHKGQSLNDLFLALQACDISVASLRNKTNRLEELFVSMTGANAGEDK; this is encoded by the coding sequence ATGACAAACGCATTATCGATCAAAAATCTAAGCAAGCAATACGGCAACGGCTTCGAAGCCCTGAAAGGTGTCAATTTAACGGTGGAGGCGGGAGACTTTTTTGCCTTGCTCGGCCCTAATGGCGCCGGTAAATCGACGACCATCGGGATTATTTGTTCGCTGGTCAACAAGACCGGCGGCAGTGTTGAAATCTTCGGTGTTGATATCGACCAGGATTTTGCCGAAGCCAAAAAATACATTGGTGTGGTGCCGCAGGAATTTAATTTTAATGTGTTTGAGCGGGTCATCGATATTGTGGTCAATCAGGCGGGTTATTACGGTATCCCCCGCAGTGAGGCGTTGCCTCGTGCCGAGAAATACCTGCGTAAACTCAGCCTGTGGGATAAGCGTTTTAACCCGGCGAGAGAGTTGTCCGGCGGCATGAAACGTCGATTGATGATTGCCAGGGCGCTTATTCATGAGCCTCAACTGCTGATTCTCGATGAGCCAACTGCCGGTGTTGATATCGAGATTAGACGCTCGATGTGGGAGTTTCTGCAGGAGATTAATCAACAAGGTACGACGATTATTTTGACCACACACTACTTGGAAGAAGCTGAACAGCTCTGCCGGAACATCGCCATTATTGATAGCGGTAATATTGTCAAAAACACCAGTGTAAAATCGTTATTGCAAACCCTGGATAAGGAAACATTGGTGCTCGACAGCGTTGAGCTATTACCCGCAGCGGTTGTACTGGCTGGATTCGATAGCCGCCGTGTGGATGATCATGCAATCGAGGTGGACATTCATAAGGGGCAGTCGCTCAATGATTTGTTTCTTGCGCTACAGGCCTGCGATATCAGCGTTGCCAGTTTAAGAAATAAAACCAACCGGTTAGAAGAGTTGTTTGTGTCGATGACTGGCGCTAATGCAGGGGAGGATAAATAG
- a CDS encoding ABC transporter permease, whose protein sequence is MDFQGNLVAFKTILGKEIRRFMRIWVQTLVPPAITIMLYFVIFGNLIGSRIGEMGGYSYMQFVVPGLIMMGVITNSYSNVVSSFFSAKFHHSVEELLVSPVSNSVILGGYVLGGVVRGLLVGLIVTVLSLFFAEVAIYNIYITVSIVFLTSLLFSLMGFVNAVYANSFDDISIIPTFVLTPLIYLGGVFYSIDLLPDFWSGLSQLNPILYMVNAFRYGILGHSDIDVTYAFAIVGFFTVTLWLLCLHLLSTGKRLRQ, encoded by the coding sequence GTGGATTTTCAGGGAAACCTAGTCGCCTTTAAGACTATTTTAGGTAAAGAGATTCGACGTTTTATGCGCATTTGGGTGCAGACCCTCGTGCCGCCGGCGATTACCATTATGCTGTATTTTGTTATTTTTGGTAATTTGATAGGCTCGCGTATCGGTGAGATGGGCGGCTATAGCTATATGCAGTTTGTGGTACCGGGTTTGATTATGATGGGGGTGATTACCAACTCCTATTCCAACGTGGTGTCATCATTTTTTAGTGCTAAATTTCATCACAGCGTAGAAGAGTTGTTAGTATCGCCGGTGTCGAATTCGGTCATCCTTGGTGGCTATGTGCTCGGCGGTGTGGTGCGCGGCTTGTTAGTGGGTTTGATCGTCACAGTGTTGTCGTTATTTTTTGCCGAGGTAGCGATTTATAATATTTATATCACCGTCTCCATCGTCTTTCTTACCTCGTTATTATTCTCTTTGATGGGGTTTGTGAATGCGGTCTATGCCAATAGCTTTGACGATATTTCAATTATCCCAACCTTTGTATTAACGCCGTTGATTTATCTGGGCGGGGTATTTTACTCGATTGATTTATTACCTGATTTTTGGTCGGGTTTGTCGCAGCTAAACCCTATACTTTATATGGTCAATGCCTTCCGCTACGGCATTCTTGGCCATAGCGATATCGATGTGACTTATGCCTTTGCCATCGTCGGTTTCTTTACCGTGACGCTGTGGCTGTTGTGCTTACATTTACTGTCGACCGGCAAACGTCTGCGTCAGTAA